In Bdellovibrionales bacterium, the following proteins share a genomic window:
- a CDS encoding ABC transporter permease produces the protein MASRSFLDSWISYRRTLNDKIDQVFLVLWRYTYEIFFVCGKATIFFIESVRLAFTRPFRFDEMVRHMEFVGNKSILIIALTGVFTGLALSYQIYLGFNLVNATNLVGPTVALGITRELGPVLTGLIVSARAGGAMAARLGTMRVSEQIDALEVMGIDPRQYLVSPRILAAVLTMPLLCGVFDFVAMAGAQFLCIHVLSLDEAVFWDKIRLWLDPGDINEGLLKAGVFGMVFAAVCTYMGFNTTGGAKGVGEATNKGVVYSMVLIICSNFFMTNLIRFYYAIMGIQ, from the coding sequence ATGGCTTCACGGAGTTTTTTGGATTCATGGATTTCCTATCGCCGAACCCTAAACGATAAAATTGATCAAGTTTTTCTCGTCTTGTGGCGCTACACCTATGAAATATTTTTTGTGTGTGGAAAAGCCACAATATTTTTTATTGAGTCTGTGCGGTTGGCGTTTACAAGGCCCTTTCGATTTGACGAAATGGTCAGGCACATGGAATTTGTTGGGAACAAATCGATTCTCATTATAGCTCTTACCGGCGTCTTTACTGGCCTGGCACTTTCTTACCAAATTTATCTTGGCTTTAATTTGGTAAATGCAACGAATCTCGTGGGGCCAACCGTGGCTCTGGGGATCACACGTGAATTGGGACCTGTCCTAACAGGATTGATTGTTTCGGCGAGAGCTGGCGGTGCGATGGCGGCAAGGCTTGGCACAATGAGAGTATCGGAGCAGATTGATGCACTCGAAGTGATGGGTATTGACCCACGGCAATATTTGGTCAGTCCAAGGATTTTGGCGGCGGTTTTGACAATGCCTTTGTTGTGCGGTGTTTTTGATTTCGTTGCGATGGCCGGAGCTCAGTTTTTATGTATCCATGTTTTGAGCCTAGATGAAGCCGTGTTTTGGGATAAGATTCGTTTGTGGCTGGATCCAGGAGATATAAACGAAGGACTGTTAAAGGCCGGTGTTTTCGGTATGGTCTTCGCGGCCGTGTGCACCTATATGGGGTTTAATACAACGGGCGGAGCAAAGGGGGTTGGGGAAGCGACCAACAAGGGTGTCGTTTACAGTATGGTTCTTATTATTTGCTCCAACTTTTTTATGACCAACCTGATTCGTTTTTATTACGCTATCATGGGAATTCAATGA
- a CDS encoding methyltransferase: MSLYVIATPIGNNDDIGLRALNILREVEVIITEERKEGSKLLRYHGISGVPLEVLNEHTDREEINRLLEICRTRSTALVSDAGTPGFCDPGAELVSRCRKAGIKIQSIPGPSSLMSLLSICGYRLDQFLFRGFISAKTEERISQLSELKNLKIPVVLMDTPYRLKKILAELAVSHPENLILLGLNLSQTDEVFLEGNAKKVLSQLKVDKAEFVLILLPLK, encoded by the coding sequence ATGTCTCTCTACGTGATCGCAACGCCTATTGGAAACAATGACGACATAGGACTTAGAGCTCTCAATATTCTCCGTGAGGTTGAGGTCATTATTACCGAAGAGCGAAAGGAAGGATCCAAGCTTTTGCGTTATCATGGTATATCTGGGGTTCCGCTTGAGGTTCTCAATGAACATACAGATAGAGAGGAAATAAACCGGCTTCTGGAAATTTGTAGAACGAGATCGACTGCTTTGGTCTCTGATGCCGGGACTCCAGGTTTTTGTGATCCTGGAGCCGAGCTGGTTTCACGCTGCAGGAAAGCGGGAATCAAGATCCAATCCATACCAGGGCCTTCAAGTCTAATGTCACTATTGAGCATATGTGGTTATCGTTTGGATCAGTTCCTTTTTCGTGGATTTATTTCTGCGAAAACGGAAGAGAGAATTTCTCAGCTTTCTGAATTAAAAAATTTGAAAATTCCAGTTGTGTTGATGGATACTCCATACCGATTAAAAAAAATCCTAGCGGAGTTAGCAGTCAGTCACCCAGAAAACCTCATTTTGTTGGGGCTTAATCTCAGCCAGACTGACGAGGTATTTCTTGAGGGAAATGCGAAAAAAGTTTTAAGCCAACTCAAGGTCGATAAGGCTGAATTTGTCCTCATTCTTTTGCCCTTAAAATGA
- a CDS encoding HAD family hydrolase, with product MKNALEIKHVLCDLARKRKELKDSTPLLAVFDLDSTLFEVSPRTQFILREFATHDETKRRYPKEAVELEQIVIHPVDWGIRPPLERSQIRSTLDFFETLRTFWVERFFSNDYLQHDVLYEGALEFVQELHESGATIKYLTGRDHERMGRGTLEVLDQWNFPVHDPHSHVILKPHQSLEDAAYKVERLINLSSRYDEIWFFENEPVIIHEVISKVPKVKVVFVDTIHSGKAEVPIDLPSIKGRL from the coding sequence TTGAAGAACGCATTGGAAATTAAACATGTTTTATGTGATTTGGCTCGAAAGCGCAAAGAGCTGAAGGACTCAACACCATTGTTGGCTGTTTTTGATTTGGATTCCACCCTTTTCGAAGTGAGCCCACGAACGCAATTCATTTTGAGAGAATTCGCAACTCATGATGAGACAAAAAGGCGCTATCCAAAAGAAGCTGTTGAGTTGGAACAAATTGTCATACATCCCGTTGACTGGGGAATAAGGCCTCCCTTGGAGAGAAGTCAGATTCGATCGACTCTCGATTTCTTTGAAACTCTTAGAACGTTTTGGGTCGAGAGGTTTTTTAGCAACGATTATCTCCAGCACGATGTCCTTTATGAGGGCGCTTTGGAATTCGTACAGGAACTTCACGAATCAGGTGCCACAATCAAGTATCTGACAGGCCGAGATCATGAGAGAATGGGACGAGGAACGCTGGAAGTTCTCGATCAATGGAACTTCCCCGTTCACGATCCACATTCTCACGTGATCCTTAAGCCACATCAGAGTCTGGAGGATGCGGCATATAAGGTTGAGAGGCTCATCAATCTTTCCAGCCGATATGACGAAATTTGGTTTTTTGAGAATGAGCCTGTGATCATCCATGAAGTGATATCCAAAGTTCCAAAAGTTAAAGTGGTCTTTGTTGACACAATTCATAGCGGAAAAGCCGAGGTTCCAATTGATTTACCCAGCATCAAGGGGAGGTTATAA
- a CDS encoding MCE family protein, which yields MTFLNAPEFKVGVLVVTVAGLIAVMSMKVAEGPGILGSNSKHSFVLQDASGLVRNSSVKMAGIKVGVIDEIVLEAGKARVKIVIDKGVPLTMSGKVEIRADGILGDKHVELVPGNPADPLLPEGSEIFNASEKGSMDKIMNEVGRITESLGKLSDTLNNAASEGDQSTTIGRILRNIETVSKDLSELTGKNKSKIHDIVDQVHGITSTLDEFINDDSPKGFKTGWQKAVDGLHRIDATLKNIEEITDKVNRGEGTIGRLVNDEETVDELNSAIRNVNDFIGGAAQMETSVDFHSEYLTQMSDAKSFLSLRIQPGLDRYYELGVVDDPKGLVKSTSTSTEVNGGAPTITDETKTYRNQVKFNALFAKNFHDFTIKGGIIENSGGVGFDYHLLNRRLRLSLEAFNFNDIYVRAYARYNLMTGIYAIAGGDNILGRAGEFSSFIGAGIFITNDDLKALASKVSF from the coding sequence ATGACGTTTTTAAATGCACCCGAATTTAAAGTGGGAGTTCTTGTGGTGACGGTCGCGGGCCTCATCGCCGTGATGTCAATGAAAGTAGCTGAGGGCCCCGGGATATTGGGCAGCAACAGCAAGCATAGTTTTGTCCTCCAAGATGCAAGTGGGCTCGTGCGCAACAGTTCTGTAAAGATGGCGGGTATCAAGGTCGGCGTTATCGATGAGATTGTATTGGAGGCAGGCAAGGCTCGAGTGAAGATTGTCATAGACAAGGGCGTTCCACTCACGATGTCTGGAAAGGTTGAAATTCGGGCTGATGGCATTCTTGGCGACAAACACGTTGAGCTGGTTCCGGGAAATCCAGCCGATCCACTCCTTCCTGAGGGTTCAGAGATTTTCAATGCCTCAGAAAAGGGTTCGATGGACAAGATTATGAATGAAGTCGGAAGAATTACCGAATCGCTGGGAAAGTTGTCTGATACGCTCAATAATGCGGCGAGCGAGGGCGACCAGTCCACGACCATTGGTCGTATTCTTAGAAACATTGAGACTGTCTCTAAAGATCTGAGCGAATTGACCGGTAAGAATAAGAGCAAGATTCATGATATCGTGGACCAGGTTCATGGCATCACCTCAACTTTGGATGAATTTATCAATGATGACAGTCCCAAAGGGTTTAAAACAGGTTGGCAGAAAGCCGTCGATGGGCTTCATCGAATCGATGCCACACTAAAAAATATCGAAGAAATCACAGACAAGGTCAACCGCGGGGAAGGTACAATTGGTAGGCTAGTCAACGACGAAGAAACCGTGGATGAGCTGAATTCCGCCATACGCAATGTGAATGACTTCATTGGTGGAGCCGCCCAGATGGAAACAAGTGTTGATTTTCATTCAGAATATTTGACTCAGATGTCAGATGCGAAATCATTTCTTTCTTTGCGAATTCAGCCCGGGCTTGATCGCTATTATGAGTTAGGTGTCGTGGATGACCCGAAGGGTCTCGTGAAGTCAACTTCGACATCCACAGAAGTGAATGGGGGTGCGCCAACGATTACTGATGAGACGAAAACCTATCGTAATCAAGTGAAGTTCAATGCCCTTTTTGCAAAGAATTTTCACGATTTTACCATAAAAGGTGGAATAATTGAGAACTCAGGAGGGGTCGGTTTTGATTATCACCTTTTGAATCGCCGTTTGCGACTAAGTCTTGAGGCTTTTAATTTTAATGATATATATGTTCGAGCTTATGCTCGATACAATCTCATGACTGGTATTTATGCGATTGCTGGTGGCGATAACATCTTGGGGCGTGCTGGTGAATTCAGTTCCTTTATTGGAGCAGGGATCTTTATTACTAACGATGATTTGAAAGCTTTAGCTTCGAAGGTTTCATTCTAA
- the alr gene encoding alanine racemase: MTTKLFRNTSVEINRQALIANYRALKSLSGRDEFFCPMVKCNAYGHGAVRVGRWLSTEGVSCLGVALIEEALELRQAGLTQVDIFVFGIFHRNAARVIIDQNLVPVISTFDEIEFLRQALRRGETLKVHIKIDTGMRRLGFQFSQIFEIKRHFEKSSGLKLSGLCTHLVSGDDVGCQSSRSSIQVEELFAVEKVFGTQKLVKHALNSAGLINRRFSSEDRLSLGQYKGLGSRPGIALYGGLDIRECGSKEAEIWVDSQLQPVMTFNAELIVIRDLKKGDSVSYGGTWQAGGPARIGVVSVGYGDGYRRAFSNRGKFLVGRHTVPVIGRVCMDYTMIDLSSLAEPEQPKVGDQLVIFGDPTKLLRAVDLAQDLDTISYEIMTGITARVPRRERE, from the coding sequence GTGACCACGAAGCTATTTAGAAATACTTCGGTGGAAATAAATCGACAGGCCCTCATTGCGAATTACAGAGCCTTAAAATCTCTTTCGGGACGGGATGAATTTTTTTGTCCGATGGTCAAGTGTAATGCCTATGGTCATGGCGCCGTTCGGGTGGGTCGTTGGCTTTCCACAGAAGGTGTCTCGTGTTTGGGGGTGGCCCTTATTGAAGAAGCCTTGGAGCTGCGTCAGGCGGGTCTGACCCAGGTTGATATCTTCGTGTTTGGAATATTTCATCGAAATGCCGCGCGAGTTATTATTGATCAGAACTTGGTGCCTGTTATTTCGACCTTTGATGAAATTGAATTTCTTCGTCAGGCTTTGCGGCGGGGTGAGACCCTGAAGGTACATATTAAAATCGATACAGGTATGAGGCGTCTCGGTTTTCAATTCAGTCAGATTTTCGAGATAAAAAGGCATTTTGAAAAATCTTCGGGTTTGAAGTTAAGCGGTCTTTGTACTCATCTGGTGAGCGGCGATGATGTGGGTTGTCAAAGTTCGAGGTCGTCGATTCAGGTAGAGGAGCTCTTTGCTGTTGAGAAAGTTTTTGGAACCCAGAAATTGGTTAAGCATGCTCTTAATAGCGCTGGATTGATCAATCGAAGATTCTCCAGTGAAGATAGATTGTCACTGGGTCAGTATAAAGGACTTGGGTCGCGACCGGGAATCGCTTTGTACGGGGGCCTTGATATCCGTGAATGCGGATCCAAAGAGGCCGAAATTTGGGTGGATTCGCAGCTGCAACCTGTAATGACCTTCAATGCCGAATTGATTGTGATTCGGGACCTTAAAAAGGGGGATTCCGTTTCTTATGGAGGAACTTGGCAAGCGGGCGGTCCAGCTCGGATTGGCGTTGTGTCCGTCGGTTATGGGGACGGTTATCGTCGAGCATTTTCAAATAGAGGGAAGTTTTTAGTCGGTCGGCACACCGTTCCGGTGATAGGTCGTGTGTGTATGGATTACACAATGATAGATTTGTCTTCCCTTGCGGAGCCAGAACAGCCGAAGGTAGGAGATCAGCTGGTAATTTTTGGGGATCCAACTAAGCTTCTGAGGGCTGTCGATTTGGCTCAAGATTTAGACACGATTTCCTATGAAATCATGACGGGAATTACAGCTCGGGTTCCACGACGAGAGAGAGAGTGA
- a CDS encoding HD domain-containing protein, whose amino-acid sequence MSDIFAENLAKQYVRELKDKDAVEAIFLVQEKIALTDKNGRSYLSLSLSDVSGAIDAKVWEKAEAIAQLFQQGDFVFVKGHVHLYQNRRQLVVHDLKRVPVDKINRADFVADALRSPSEMYAELCVIIDSLSDPHIRELIRSSFNDETIRERVLLSPAAKTIHHASIGGLLEHIVSICGIMEFLAKHYPVLNRDYLIFGAIFHDLGKIWELEISSGIQYTDAGRLIGHMAIACQIIDEKAGRILGFPKALKDELKHIVLSHHGKLEYGSPKRPKFLEAMVVAMVDELDSKINTMVGALKFELDQGEAWTRYNQQFDRYLYLEIFRKQLNRLGP is encoded by the coding sequence ATGAGTGACATTTTTGCTGAGAATTTAGCTAAGCAATATGTTCGTGAGCTCAAGGACAAGGATGCGGTAGAGGCTATTTTTCTGGTCCAGGAAAAGATTGCATTAACGGATAAGAATGGGCGTTCTTATTTAAGTCTCAGTCTCTCTGATGTCAGCGGAGCAATTGACGCCAAGGTTTGGGAAAAGGCAGAGGCCATAGCTCAATTATTCCAACAGGGCGATTTTGTTTTTGTGAAGGGACACGTCCATTTATACCAAAATCGTCGTCAGCTTGTCGTACATGATTTAAAGAGGGTGCCGGTTGATAAAATAAATCGAGCAGATTTTGTTGCCGATGCTCTCAGAAGCCCGTCAGAAATGTACGCTGAACTCTGTGTGATTATTGATTCGTTGTCTGATCCTCACATTCGAGAACTCATTCGATCATCATTTAATGATGAAACGATTAGGGAAAGAGTTTTGCTAAGCCCTGCTGCAAAAACAATTCACCATGCCAGTATCGGAGGCCTGCTTGAGCACATCGTGAGTATTTGCGGAATCATGGAGTTTCTTGCGAAACATTATCCAGTTTTGAATCGAGATTATTTGATTTTTGGCGCTATTTTTCATGATCTAGGTAAAATTTGGGAACTCGAGATTTCATCTGGAATTCAGTATACCGACGCTGGTCGCTTAATTGGTCACATGGCAATAGCCTGCCAAATTATTGATGAGAAGGCAGGGAGGATATTGGGTTTTCCAAAGGCTTTGAAGGACGAACTCAAGCACATCGTATTGAGCCATCATGGAAAGCTGGAGTATGGATCTCCCAAGCGGCCTAAGTTTCTGGAGGCAATGGTGGTGGCAATGGTTGATGAACTGGATTCAAAAATAAATACCATGGTTGGGGCCTTGAAATTTGAATTGGATCAGGGAGAGGCATGGACTCGTTACAATCAACAATTTGATCGTTATCTGTACCTTGAAATATTTCGCAAGCAGCTAAATCGATTAGGACCGTAG
- a CDS encoding GGDEF domain-containing response regulator, giving the protein MNIRKYRSSFLVYTVDSNESRRRFISDVLSTLDYRVDQHESLEGALAALPKSPPHFIIVDGGLLSYDRLREFLDLCPETHVIAVSNRGEEQEFFSMVTKGLYDVLSWPLIDSAQLVGAIDRGAERDYFQYKNEQLIAKIQDLKDQLADENRDPNANQQSKAAQLGTQNIQGTQPLETRVSVQLQSLGELMKKMSGAGTMQEGIELLLENAYAWLGQPVIFFKYLPARRSLFLNLASGLATEKYRGVGIDFSLGQMDFNSAQLKAPADIPAFREMLASALNIREFLSYPLIEDGGVKGIIVVAKQDLGIDEVPFRLMLNYVWSHCLQLALRGRIHSLETSDPTTQVWNQRSFDTRLREELSRSRRTKLPVSLIRIGIDRFGEIKKTADSESIGLLLRAVAGIVRKTSRINDIVGRLSEEELGLVLPHTGSRGAAIKAERLRRMVESADFSKVLGRQKAVTVSVGVSEYPSFCHDADELYQSADNALFQVKEAGMNRVCLASVPDGFVADFEVGPT; this is encoded by the coding sequence TTGAATATACGCAAGTACCGAAGTTCCTTTCTCGTCTATACAGTTGATTCTAACGAATCAAGGCGGAGATTTATTTCTGACGTTCTCTCTACTTTGGATTATCGAGTTGACCAACACGAATCACTCGAAGGGGCTTTGGCCGCCTTGCCAAAGAGCCCACCCCATTTCATCATTGTCGACGGAGGACTCCTTTCTTATGATCGCTTGCGTGAATTTCTTGATTTGTGTCCAGAAACTCATGTGATTGCAGTTTCTAATCGTGGAGAAGAACAAGAATTTTTCTCAATGGTAACAAAGGGTCTCTACGATGTATTGAGTTGGCCACTTATCGACAGCGCACAATTAGTCGGGGCCATCGATCGGGGTGCTGAGCGCGATTATTTTCAGTATAAGAACGAGCAATTAATAGCAAAAATACAGGATTTGAAGGACCAATTGGCCGATGAAAATCGGGACCCAAATGCAAATCAGCAGTCGAAGGCCGCGCAATTGGGTACTCAAAATATTCAAGGCACCCAACCTCTCGAAACGCGCGTATCTGTTCAGTTACAAAGCCTTGGTGAATTGATGAAGAAAATGAGTGGTGCGGGGACAATGCAGGAAGGCATTGAGCTATTATTGGAAAATGCCTACGCTTGGCTCGGTCAGCCAGTGATTTTTTTTAAGTATCTGCCTGCGAGACGTTCGCTTTTCTTGAATTTGGCTTCGGGCTTGGCGACAGAAAAGTATCGTGGCGTCGGAATTGATTTTTCCCTGGGACAAATGGACTTTAATTCGGCACAACTGAAAGCCCCAGCAGATATTCCAGCATTTCGAGAGATGTTAGCATCTGCTTTGAACATCAGAGAATTTTTATCCTATCCCTTGATCGAGGATGGCGGAGTGAAGGGAATCATTGTCGTTGCCAAACAGGATCTTGGAATTGATGAAGTCCCTTTTCGTCTGATGTTGAATTATGTGTGGAGCCATTGTCTCCAGTTGGCACTGAGGGGCCGGATTCACAGCTTGGAGACATCCGACCCAACGACTCAGGTCTGGAACCAAAGGAGTTTTGATACCCGATTAAGAGAAGAGCTTTCTCGCTCTCGCCGAACCAAATTGCCAGTATCCTTAATTAGAATCGGGATTGATCGATTTGGAGAGATTAAAAAGACAGCGGACAGTGAATCCATAGGGCTCTTGTTGAGAGCAGTTGCAGGAATAGTGAGAAAGACCAGTAGAATCAATGATATCGTTGGACGGTTGAGCGAAGAGGAGTTGGGGTTGGTGCTTCCGCATACTGGCAGCAGGGGAGCCGCTATCAAGGCGGAGAGATTGAGAAGAATGGTCGAGTCAGCAGACTTCTCAAAGGTTTTGGGTCGACAAAAGGCCGTGACTGTAAGCGTGGGAGTGAGCGAATATCCCTCGTTTTGTCACGATGCCGACGAACTTTATCAGTCGGCTGACAACGCTCTTTTTCAAGTTAAAGAGGCTGGCATGAACAGGGTCTGTTTAGCTTCGGTACCCGATGGATTTGTGGCTGATTTTGAGGTAGGTCCGACGTGA
- a CDS encoding DUF4339 domain-containing protein: MSSESFYVSHNGNQIGPFSVHAIFEMVKKSELTALDYLYDPVKSDWVLLMEHPDLTLMLKDHKPSSPPKPKEHAPLNGPQGDEYKTDPILDEAVLGLKSKMTQQAVEWYVLKGDNKFGPFSYREVLKMLQEKVAFEFDFAWHPGLSTWVRIADLDAFKPAYISQIQTADMPDISEVFFRRRHRRVKFGGTVLIHDNKSVWKGTGVEISAGGAGVVMENAMVVPGQILYLHFKPGDEVPPFNATCEVVSKQFVEGVKDRNTPIRYGLKFTHISPSAQSLLQEFTNRTEVA; the protein is encoded by the coding sequence ATGAGTTCGGAAAGCTTCTATGTTTCTCATAATGGAAATCAGATTGGCCCTTTTTCTGTCCATGCCATTTTTGAGATGGTGAAAAAATCGGAGTTAACAGCCCTCGATTATCTTTATGACCCGGTCAAGTCCGATTGGGTATTGCTTATGGAACATCCCGATCTGACATTGATGCTAAAAGATCACAAACCCTCCAGCCCACCAAAACCCAAAGAACATGCGCCATTGAATGGCCCTCAAGGCGATGAATATAAAACAGATCCAATATTAGATGAGGCCGTATTGGGTTTGAAATCGAAGATGACCCAACAGGCTGTCGAATGGTACGTTCTCAAAGGTGACAATAAGTTCGGGCCATTTTCTTATCGCGAAGTTCTAAAAATGCTTCAGGAAAAGGTTGCCTTTGAGTTTGATTTTGCTTGGCACCCTGGCCTCTCGACCTGGGTGAGGATAGCGGATCTTGATGCATTCAAGCCTGCTTATATCAGTCAGATTCAAACCGCGGATATGCCGGATATATCCGAAGTTTTTTTCCGTCGTCGTCATCGTCGTGTGAAATTTGGCGGCACTGTACTTATTCATGATAATAAAAGTGTCTGGAAGGGGACGGGGGTTGAAATAAGTGCAGGAGGAGCAGGCGTTGTCATGGAAAATGCCATGGTAGTGCCAGGACAAATTCTCTATCTTCATTTCAAACCTGGAGATGAGGTCCCGCCATTTAATGCCACTTGTGAAGTTGTTAGCAAGCAATTTGTAGAGGGAGTTAAGGATCGCAATACGCCTATTCGATATGGACTGAAATTCACTCATATTAGTCCGTCAGCTCAGAGCCTTTTGCAGGAATTTACGAATCGCACAGAAGTGGCGTAG
- a CDS encoding ATP-binding cassette domain-containing protein: MKTASLGSAIEIKDLHKSFDGGKDFVLNGLNLSIPKGVITVLIGYSGTGKSVLLRHILGLLRPTSGTIEVLNRNLWDMSDKDLVEYRCRLGVLFQYAALFDDMTVLENVCFPLKEHRRDLGPAAVIDIAVNKLQISGMEAKHFAKLPGELSGGMRKRVGLARALALDPEIILYDEPTTGLDPILTEMVDNLILETHRRQKGCTSVIVSHDLFAAFRIGEYIVMLDKGKVLLSGTVDDFLHSEVDLVKRFVQKGFYKK; the protein is encoded by the coding sequence ATGAAGACAGCTTCATTGGGCTCAGCCATTGAAATAAAGGATCTCCACAAGTCTTTTGATGGGGGTAAGGATTTCGTTCTCAATGGCCTCAATCTCAGTATTCCAAAGGGTGTTATCACGGTACTGATTGGCTACTCGGGCACTGGAAAAAGTGTGTTGCTGAGGCATATATTGGGCCTTCTAAGGCCTACATCCGGGACCATCGAAGTGCTTAATCGAAATCTTTGGGACATGTCAGATAAAGATCTAGTCGAGTACAGATGCCGATTGGGAGTTCTGTTTCAGTATGCAGCACTTTTCGATGACATGACTGTTTTGGAAAATGTTTGCTTTCCATTGAAGGAGCATCGTCGCGATTTGGGTCCTGCGGCGGTGATCGATATCGCCGTAAATAAATTGCAAATATCAGGAATGGAAGCCAAACATTTTGCAAAATTACCCGGCGAATTGAGCGGAGGGATGCGAAAGCGTGTCGGATTAGCTCGTGCGTTGGCCCTTGATCCAGAAATCATTTTATACGATGAACCAACGACGGGATTAGATCCCATTCTCACTGAAATGGTGGATAATTTGATATTGGAAACTCATCGTCGTCAAAAAGGATGCACTTCGGTGATTGTGTCCCACGATCTTTTTGCTGCTTTTCGAATTGGTGAATACATAGTGATGTTGGATAAGGGAAAGGTGCTTCTCTCGGGAACGGTCGATGATTTTTTGCATTCAGAGGTGGATCTGGTTAAGAGATTTGTGCAAAAGGGTTTTTACAAAAAATGA
- the purH gene encoding bifunctional phosphoribosylaminoimidazolecarboxamide formyltransferase/IMP cyclohydrolase has protein sequence MFKNALVSVSDKSGLVEFLRPFAEKGLRIVSTGGTARYLKEAGFTVVDISEQTGSPEVMDGRVKTLHPRVHMPILARALVSSDMELLEEERLEPFDLIVVNLYPFSEALKQEKSQEEQIEFIDIGGPSMLRSAAKNFSRVSVVCSPGDYAWISQKSELTLMDRQFLAAKVYALTGSYDAMISRYLGADQTYPTFALGGEFVLPLRYGENPQQLAGWYQLPSAKSGLHQSQVLQGKPLSFNNILDLDAASDTLHEFSEPACVAVKHNNPCGVAIGKSAFEAVVGSLKADPVSIFGGVVAINGKVDGDMAVKLSEIFLECIVAPDYSPSALEIFSKKKNLRVLKWPQIVDRSRELKLKSIRGGFLVQTQDEVVGWSSAWKIIGESPSVEVRSDLSLAWKVCAHLKSNAIALVAGGVTVGLGMGQVNRVDAVEQAIVRMRKFHSKTKPVVLASDAFFPFPDSVEIAAAAGIKWMIQPGGSLKDEEVFSRSKDLGVTMVLTGTRHFQH, from the coding sequence ATGTTTAAAAATGCTTTGGTCAGCGTATCTGACAAGTCTGGGTTGGTTGAATTTCTAAGACCATTTGCTGAGAAGGGTCTTCGCATTGTTTCAACTGGCGGAACGGCTCGTTATTTAAAGGAAGCTGGTTTCACAGTTGTCGATATTTCAGAGCAAACGGGTTCTCCTGAGGTTATGGATGGTCGAGTTAAGACTCTTCATCCGAGAGTCCATATGCCGATCTTGGCACGTGCCTTGGTGAGTTCAGACATGGAACTTCTTGAGGAAGAACGCCTTGAGCCTTTTGATTTAATTGTCGTCAATCTTTATCCTTTTTCCGAGGCATTGAAACAGGAGAAGTCTCAAGAGGAGCAGATTGAATTTATCGATATTGGTGGCCCTTCGATGCTTCGGTCGGCCGCAAAAAATTTTTCGCGGGTTTCAGTTGTATGTAGTCCTGGAGATTATGCTTGGATCAGCCAAAAAAGTGAACTGACTCTGATGGACCGTCAGTTTTTGGCTGCAAAGGTGTATGCCTTGACTGGGAGCTATGATGCAATGATTTCTCGTTATCTTGGGGCCGACCAAACATATCCTACTTTTGCGCTTGGCGGAGAATTTGTTCTTCCTCTGAGATATGGTGAAAACCCACAGCAACTTGCTGGGTGGTACCAATTGCCGTCCGCAAAATCAGGCCTTCATCAATCCCAAGTTCTTCAAGGAAAGCCCCTTTCGTTTAATAACATCTTAGATTTGGATGCCGCTTCTGACACTCTTCATGAATTTAGCGAGCCCGCTTGTGTTGCCGTCAAACATAACAATCCTTGTGGCGTAGCTATAGGAAAATCGGCATTTGAGGCCGTGGTGGGGAGCTTGAAGGCAGATCCAGTGAGTATCTTTGGTGGCGTTGTGGCCATTAACGGAAAAGTGGATGGCGATATGGCGGTAAAACTCAGCGAGATTTTTCTGGAATGCATCGTTGCTCCAGATTATTCTCCAAGTGCATTGGAGATTTTTTCAAAAAAGAAGAATTTACGGGTTTTGAAATGGCCACAGATTGTGGATCGCTCGCGAGAACTAAAATTGAAATCGATTCGCGGTGGTTTTTTGGTTCAAACGCAGGACGAGGTGGTTGGTTGGTCCAGCGCTTGGAAGATTATCGGAGAATCTCCGAGCGTAGAGGTGAGGAGCGACCTCAGTTTGGCTTGGAAAGTGTGTGCGCATCTTAAGAGTAATGCAATAGCTTTGGTTGCTGGAGGCGTCACGGTAGGGCTTGGAATGGGTCAGGTGAACCGAGTCGATGCGGTGGAACAGGCGATTGTTCGAATGCGAAAGTTTCATTCAAAGACTAAGCCGGTTGTTTTGGCAAGCGATGCATTTTTTCCTTTTCCAGATTCTGTTGAGATCGCTGCGGCAGCAGGAATCAAGTGGATGATCCAGCCAGGCGGTTCGCTTAAGGATGAGGAAGTCTTCAGTAGGTCGAAAGACCTTGGTGTGACTATGGTGCTTACAGGAACAAGGCATTTTCAGCATTAG